Within the Salmo salar chromosome ssa12, Ssal_v3.1, whole genome shotgun sequence genome, the region TTGTGATAGCTAGCATCTAGCCTTGTCATTCATGTCTCTTTCTCCCCGCTGTACCCATGGCAACGGACGCTTGGTTGCAGTTAAAGGGATGCTCACTTTCTGTCGGACAACAGTCAAATCCAACAGCGCCGAATAAGAATTTCCCTCGACGAAAATTATTCAAGCCTAATTCTAGGCAGTCGGCAGCACAAAGGAACACATACTATTTGTATAAAATTGCAACTATGGCACTTTGGTGATGCTCGTATATATGTGTTGACTGTGCTCTCATGTTTTGTTCCTCAATACATTAGACCTTTATTTGTTGGACTATTTCAtcacaaaatgtaatgaaaaggAAAGGAATTACATTGAATTGGCCAATAATGAATAGGCTTATAAGGCTTATTTTTACTCATACAAAAAGGCTAAGGGCCAGATGTGTCACCGTGTGCCAGCAGTAGGTAAACAAATACATATGGCTCCTTTGTATGTTGATATTGAATTAAAAACACCAGATCATCACAATCTCCCATAGCCTCAATTTATCCAACCACCACAACGTGCCCCCCCCCAAATGCCTGTCTTGGCCGTGCACCTTGATGTAGAACTGGCCACTTCCATTGTTCCAGAATCAGCGAACACTCGGTGTTCTCCCGGAGAACATAACAATCTCTCCGCTTCTGTCAATCGGCAGTTCTAGCAACTAGCTGTTGGGAGAGACGAGCAGATGACCCGTGCCGTGTGACGCGGACGAGCCAGGCGCATGCATGGGTATAAAAACAACACCAAAAGACATCTGTTTCTGTACCACCCAGACTAGACGTGCGCAAACCCACAGGTGTCACGAGGACCACATGTAGTGTCCAAACCTCACAGGTTGGAATATTACAGGATCCACCCAATCATCCACACTGCCCTACAGgctattataggctacatttcaCATGCCACTTAAGTGAGACAACATTATGGAGGTAAAAGGTAACTCCTCCACTAGCCCACCGACCACCACAAACAACATGCCCGTCGCCCATCAGCGGACTGAACCTTCTCAGTTCCCCGGGACCAGAGCCCTGAGCCCCGGCTCCTCCAAGGTCCTGCTGGCATACAAAAACGCAACCCAGGACCTGAACTCACCGGGGCTCAAAGCCAGCATGGGTTTCCTTAAAATGGCCACGTCTCAGTGGAAGCACCAGGAAAAGAAGGGGAGGGTGGTGCGGTCCCCAAGTACAGCTAGCTGGCTTCCACCTCCCTCCGATGGGCACTCTTGCAAGAGGTCGCCACTGGACCAGCTATCTACTCTGGTTCTCCAGGGGCAGATCCGGCTCCGTCAGCTCGGCGAGGACGACCCAAGGCTCGCCCAGGACTCTCGGCAGGACCCGCTGAGCTCCACCAAGCCACAGAACTGCAGGCGCATCGTGGTTCTGGGTGCGCCCCGGGTGGGCAAGACTTCAATCCTGCGACGGTACCTCTGGGACGGCTTCGCGGAGGAGTACCAGCCCACCTCCGAGGATTTCCTCCGGAAAATGTTCCACATCCGCGGGGAGACGTATCAGATCGACGTACTGGACGCCTCCGGAGAGAGGATCTTCCCGGCGAAACGCAGGCTCTCCATACTAACCGGTGCGTAACGGGGATGTAGGCTATAACGGGAGTCCTTATCATGGTCTCTATGTTGGAGGGTGCTGGAGGTGCCTCAATAGTTTTTGTTATCGCAGTGTTAAAGATGTAAATGCATGCAAATGAATAAGCCTCTCTTTGTGGTGTGCATATAAGTCCAAGTGGACATGCTTGCTTTTTAAACGATTGAGAGAGAATATAAATATGTGTATATGGACGTATACGTTATGGATAGAATAGCATATAGAATAGAATAAAACATAATATAATATTTATCCCAGAAGGAACTTCAGTTCAAATTGCTAATGAGAATATGACAATGTAGGCTATAATGAAAATATAGGCTATAATAGGCTATAATATTTCGGTCTCCTCCTGTGTTCTGTATAGGTGACATATTCCTTCTGGTCTTCACCCTGGA harbors:
- the LOC106564237 gene encoding GTP-binding protein Rhes, with the translated sequence MEVKGNSSTSPPTTTNNMPVAHQRTEPSQFPGTRALSPGSSKVLLAYKNATQDLNSPGLKASMGFLKMATSQWKHQEKKGRVVRSPSTASWLPPPSDGHSCKRSPLDQLSTLVLQGQIRLRQLGEDDPRLAQDSRQDPLSSTKPQNCRRIVVLGAPRVGKTSILRRYLWDGFAEEYQPTSEDFLRKMFHIRGETYQIDVLDASGERIFPAKRRLSILTGDIFLLVFTLDDRSSFEEVCALRTEILAAKTKLLKPTRPGQSARVPTVVCANKVDLSPAERELSRAEVLRALGEDCAYFETSAKDRTNLEEVFEALAKRGGLPTETSPSQHRKVSIRSYQALKEGSVAGRGSQAPGSKAPCGALYPLARRPSFSSDLRQVLGPNSARKPGKPLEKCQIQ